The proteins below come from a single Triplophysa rosa linkage group LG12, Trosa_1v2, whole genome shotgun sequence genomic window:
- the ctsh gene encoding pro-cathepsin H has translation MNGLFLLVLFGVLYHVHTVPLHTEEDEYNFKSWMSKHNKQYDTSEYYQRLQIFLENKKRIDLHNAGDHSFSMGLNQFSDMTFIEFKKHFLLTEPQNCSATRGNHVSSNGPYPDMIDWRTKGNYVTAVKNQGPCGSCWTFSTTGCLESVTAIAKGKLLQLAEQQLVDCAGAFNNHGCSGGLPSQAFEYIMYNKGLMTEEDYPYTAKEGPCKFKPQLAAAFVKDVVNITRYEEVGMVDAVARYNPVSFAYEVTSDFMHYKDGIYTSTKCHNTTDKVNHAVLAVGYAHENGTPYWIVKNSWGTDWGIKGYFYIERGKNMCGLAACSSYPVPL, from the exons ATGAGTATAATTTCAAGTCATGGATGTCTAAG cataataaacaatatgacACGAGTGAATATTACCAGCGGCTGCAAATATTTCTTGAAAACAAGAAGAGGATTGACCTTCATAATGCTGGAGACCACTCGTTTTCAA TGGGATTAAACCAGTTTTCAGACATGACTTTTATTGAATTTAAGAAGCACTTCCTCCTGACAGAGCCTCAG AACTGCTCAGCCACTAGAGGGAATCATGTGAGCAGTAATGGACCTTACCCAGACATGATTGACTGGAGGACAAAGGGAAACTACGTGACAGCTGTGAAGAATCAG GGGCCTTGTGGTAGCTGCTGGACTTTTTCCACTACAGGCTGTCTAGAGTCTGTCACAGCTATTGCCAAAGGGAAACTCTTACAACTG GCAGAGCAGCAGCTTGTAGATTGTGCTGGTGCTTTCAACAATCACGGTTGCAGTGG TGGCCTCCCAAGTCAAGCCTTTGAGTACATCATGTACAATAAAGGTCTTATGACAGAAGAAGACTATCCCTACACGGCTAAG GAAGGTCCTTGTAAATTCAAACCACAGCTTGCTGCTGCTTTTGTGAAGGATGTCGTAAACATTACACGG tATGAGGAAGTGGGCATGGTAGATGCTGTGGCCAGGTACAACCCTGTCAGCTTTGCATATGAGGTTACATCTGATTTCATGCACTACAAAGATGGAATATATACTAG CACGAAGTGTCACAACACAACTGACAAGGTGAACCATGCAGTGCTTGCTGTAGGCTACGCTCACGAGAATGGAACTCCATACTGGATAGTGAAGAACTCCTGGGGAACTGACTGGGGAATAAAAGG TTATTTCTACATTGAGAGGGGAAAGAACATGTGTGGACTTGCTGCTTGCTCATCCTATCCGGTTCCATTGTGA